From a region of the Carassius auratus strain Wakin chromosome 31, ASM336829v1, whole genome shotgun sequence genome:
- the cfap20dc gene encoding protein CFAP20DC, whose amino-acid sequence MFRNDYQGGLTVDIFSAQGKDPVAKWKLYGRKSSISKVFDKEVKGFVYCLEGSSQTNKMQLPKDSKMTLGLIQKFLILQVNVPLGKDFSTEILVTDEEHLKKRLYLSTVHKELSATPLHARIPLSCLKRNTWCNLCIDLDSLTAEIFRGTRFVSVDGIIISACCKVRRIFTMKNEPADCTDGEISNGPKEEIPRNCQFPSEVQNVVQLVNMKTLGQTDLKSGPTNSDAEETGGVKESITRGPTPRDSSHIAFGSKVIGPPPLTARKSSTSANRKEERAKSELSLNIPSDRTENVQPRPPLERPSAEKIGSRRPQRIQYVRRGKSNTDKEGGKISLNPEGPELQGKIASSSLQTLGSDLPGEDKLTDPVLRDCASSVDTSGSPFKPPCAVSPPECVLTTDDADLCDTETELSLCDEEYEEEIFTFSSCPHSARRNQASSNPAEDLTFGLKGHKLVTEGDRKDARLEDDFVGSESEEDEMHTEFLHRCAVHFITAPPPPPSIQKNTVLPKFSSESITTQASTAQHVSERPKRHEPMRIAPTRCLSPSTRQGSRLDRSEADRALPDGDTRISINRASVREISLKNSGLQKVSFDERVQPLGSSRCDLRRSQDEEDELRMLASLKREQEEEGNVGGPGLSASQVHHCNISLSASSDDTSTWTQCIPLPVDQGQHYQKEMNPLLHSNPRDWIDVLSPPIVHPNQQTADGKEDQGKVSPGGAMLHNNSGEEEFLNLMYDSCLNCYFDPQSGKYYELL is encoded by the exons ATGTTCAGGAACGATTATCAG ggTGGCCTCACGGTGGACATCTTCAGTGCACAAGGAAAAGATCCCGTGGCAAAATGGAAACTATATGGCAGGAAATCTTCAATATCTAAA GTGTTTGATAAAGAAGTGAAGGGCTTTGTATACTGTCTTGAAGGCAGCAGTCAAACAAACAAGATGCAGTTACCTAAGGATAGCAAGATGACTC TTGGTCTGATTCAGAAGTTTCTGATCCTACAGGTCAACGTTCCTTTGGGAAAAGATTTTTCCACTGAGATTTT AGTGACTGATGAAGAGCATCTAAAGAAGAGACTCTACTTGTCTACTGTGCATAAGGAGCTCTCAGCAACCCCTTTGCATGCGAGAATACCTCTATCGTGTCTCAAACGCAATACA TGGTGTAATCTGTGTATCGATCTGGACTCTCTCACCGCTGAGATATTCAGAGGGACACGCTTCGTGTCTGTGGATGGCATCATCATCTCTGCCTGCTGTAAGGTCCGCCGCATCTTCACGATGAAGAATGAACCTGCAGACTGCACGGATGGAG AAATAAGTAATGGTCCCAAAGAAGAGATTCCGAGGAACTGTCAGTTTCCTAGTGAAGTGCAGAACGTTGTCCAGCTGGTGAACATGAAGACATTGGGACAGACTGATTTAAAGAGTGGACCAACAAACTCAGATGCAG AAGAGACAGGTGGTGTCAAAGAATCCATCACAAGGGGTCCTACACCGCGGGACTCCTCCCATATTGCTTTTGGTTCAAAAGTTATCGGACCCCCTCCGCTCACCGCCAGGAAGAGCAGCACATCTGCAAACAGGAAAGAAGAAAGAGCGAAGTCAGAACTGAGCCTCAATATACCGTCAG ACAGAACTGAAAATGTACAGCCACGACCACCACTTGAAAGGCCATCTGCTGAGAAAATAGGCTCTAGGAGACCACAGAGAATCCAATATGTGAGGAGAGGAAAATCAAACACAG ATAAAGAAGGTGGCAAAATTAGCCTGAACCCAGAGGGACCTGAGCTTCAAGGAAAAATTGCATCATCCTCACTTCAGACTCTGGGCTCTGACTTACCAGGAGAAGATAAATTAACCGATCCAGTTCTACGGG ACTGTGCTTCTAGTGTGGATACATCTGGGTCACCCTTCAAGCCTCCATGTGCTGTTTCACCTCCAGAATGTGTTCTGACTACAGATGATGCTGACCTTTGTGACACAGAAACTGAGCTCTCTCTCTGTGATGAGGAATACGAAGAGGAAATCTTCACTTTCTCCTCATGCCCTCACTCAGCCAGACGGAATCAGGCTAGCAGCAACCCTGCCGAGGATTTGACCTTTGGCCTTAAAGGTCACAAGCTGGTAACAGAAGGAGATCGCAAAGATGCACGTCTGGAGGATGATTTTGTCGGTAGTGAGAGTGAAGAG GATGAAATGCATACAGAGTTCCTTCATAGATGTGCAGTCCATTTCATTACTGCTCCCCCACCACCACCTTCAATACAAAAAAACACAGTCCTACCCAAGTTCTCTTCTGAGTCAATTACGACTCAGGCCTCCACAGCCCAACATGTCTCTGAAAGACCAAAGCGGCACGAACCCATGCGAATTGCACCAACCCGCTGCCTCTCACCCAGTACCAGACAAGGGAGCAGACTGGATCGGTCCGAAGCTGACAGAGCATTGCCTGATGGAGATACCAGGATATCTATCAACAGAGCATCTGTGCGAGAGATTTCACTGAAGAATTCTGGCCTCCAAAAG GTGAGTTTCGATGAGAGGGTTCAACCTCTGGGTTCCAGCAGGTGTGATCTGAGGAGAAGTCAAGACGAAGAGGATGAGCTACGCATGTTGGCCAGTTTGAAGAGAGAGCAGGAGGAAGAAGGAAACGTTGGTGGCCCGGGCCTTAGTGCATCACAA GTTCACCACTGCAACATAAGTCTGAGTGCAAGCAGCGATGACACCTCTACCTGGACTCAGTGTATTCCTTTG CCAGTGGATCAAGGCCAGCACTATCAGAAAGAAATGAACCCTCTTCTTCACTCTAATCCCAG AGACTGGATAGATGTCCTCAGCCCTCCAATAGTTCATCCAAATCAACAGACGGCAGATGGGAAAGAAGACCAAGGCAAGGTCTCACCcggag GGGCTATGTTACACAACAACAGTGGAGAGGAAGAGTTTCTTAATTTAATGTATGATTCCTGCCTCAACTGTTACTTTGATCCACAATCTGGCAAATATTATGAACTGCTCTGA
- the si:dkeyp-67f1.2 gene encoding protein FAM3C isoform X2 gives MRLKDCVYVLTTVVIILIWYFSINWSKLQELAKQSYKVSDFVTDCENPGLFQSHFGCCPHKHCPVNHFPFHLHSGVADVVAAKICLNNTVIMGGIRSNAGQGLNIVVANGETGQVLRNKNFNLESKDPKELLAYLKTLKPGNIVLVASYIDPTPNLTDEIRDIFSALGSTMVKSLKPRDSWVFAGAYGIKRASPFEKLIQNDMKNNAYEDWPEMGEVIGCFPRISENE, from the exons ATGAGACTTAAAg ATTGTGTGTATGTTCTCACAACAGTGGTGATCATCTTAATATGGTATTTCTCTATCAACTGGTCAAAACTCCAAGAGCTTGCCAAACAGTCAT ACAAAGTTAGTGATTTTGTGACTGACTGTGAGAATCCAG GTCTGTTTCAGTCTCATTTTGGATGCTGTCCACATAAACACTGCCCTGTCAACCACTTCCCCTTCCACCTTCACAGCGGTGTAGCCGATGTGGTGGCTGCAAAAATCTGCTTAAACAATACAGT CATCATGGGCGGCATCAGAAGTAATGCAGGACAAGGGCTAAACATTGTGGTAGCAAACG GTGAAACTGGTCAGGTTTTAAGAAATAAGAACTTTAATCTGGAATCTAAAG ATCCCAAGGAATTACTTGCCTATCTAAAGACTCTAAAGCCAGGAAACATAGTGCTTGTGGCCTCATACATTGACCCAACACCAAA TCTGACTGATGAGATTAGAGATATATTCAGTGCACTGGGCAGCACGATGGTCAAATCCCTGAAGCCCAGAGATAGCTGGGTATTTGCAGGCGCCTATGGAATAAAGAGAGCTAGTCCATTTGAAAAG TTAATCCAAAATGATATGAAGAACAACGCATATGAAGACTGGCCAGAGATGGGGGAGGTCATTGGCTGCTTTCCCAGAATATCTGAGAATGAATAA
- the si:dkeyp-67f1.2 gene encoding protein FAM3C isoform X1, giving the protein MRLKDCVYVLTTVVIILIWYFSINWSKLQELAKQSCNVHDKVSDFVTDCENPGLFQSHFGCCPHKHCPVNHFPFHLHSGVADVVAAKICLNNTVIMGGIRSNAGQGLNIVVANGETGQVLRNKNFNLESKDPKELLAYLKTLKPGNIVLVASYIDPTPNLTDEIRDIFSALGSTMVKSLKPRDSWVFAGAYGIKRASPFEKLIQNDMKNNAYEDWPEMGEVIGCFPRISENE; this is encoded by the exons ATGAGACTTAAAg ATTGTGTGTATGTTCTCACAACAGTGGTGATCATCTTAATATGGTATTTCTCTATCAACTGGTCAAAACTCCAAGAGCTTGCCAAACAGTCATGTAATGTACATG ACAAAGTTAGTGATTTTGTGACTGACTGTGAGAATCCAG GTCTGTTTCAGTCTCATTTTGGATGCTGTCCACATAAACACTGCCCTGTCAACCACTTCCCCTTCCACCTTCACAGCGGTGTAGCCGATGTGGTGGCTGCAAAAATCTGCTTAAACAATACAGT CATCATGGGCGGCATCAGAAGTAATGCAGGACAAGGGCTAAACATTGTGGTAGCAAACG GTGAAACTGGTCAGGTTTTAAGAAATAAGAACTTTAATCTGGAATCTAAAG ATCCCAAGGAATTACTTGCCTATCTAAAGACTCTAAAGCCAGGAAACATAGTGCTTGTGGCCTCATACATTGACCCAACACCAAA TCTGACTGATGAGATTAGAGATATATTCAGTGCACTGGGCAGCACGATGGTCAAATCCCTGAAGCCCAGAGATAGCTGGGTATTTGCAGGCGCCTATGGAATAAAGAGAGCTAGTCCATTTGAAAAG TTAATCCAAAATGATATGAAGAACAACGCATATGAAGACTGGCCAGAGATGGGGGAGGTCATTGGCTGCTTTCCCAGAATATCTGAGAATGAATAA